The following are from one region of the Thermococcus cleftensis genome:
- a CDS encoding FprA family A-type flavoprotein encodes MPDVKVERILEDPELYIIRVDDDRIKYFEATWDIPEGITYNAYLMKLDGATVLFDLSKREYTELFMEALKKLVDPEEITHVVIHHTEPDHTGALPAFLEANGYRAKLIGTSFAKRFLEGFYGEKVVENFHAIKDGEEMRIGGKTFRFITVPWLHWPDTMITYVVEDKLIFSCDAGGGYGIPKTIDDSDEEVVREYLPHVTKYIVTVIGHYHKYIVQNIKKLKAMGIVDEAQMILPGHGLIWKKNPARIFEHYERVGAGVPTEGKILVLYDSMYGFVESRMEIVLDELKRLGKKPVVYRFTDKEAPAVSDILGEVPDSEAIIIGASTFEADVHPRVRYALLEILDKANYEKPVLIVGAFGWGGVAGKKIETLISRSKFDHVDTVESRGMPRPEDKERLREGVMKLLSWL; translated from the coding sequence ATGCCCGATGTGAAAGTTGAAAGGATTCTTGAGGATCCGGAGCTCTACATAATCCGGGTCGATGATGACAGGATAAAGTACTTCGAGGCCACCTGGGACATCCCGGAGGGGATAACCTACAACGCCTACCTGATGAAGCTTGACGGTGCGACGGTTCTCTTCGACCTGAGCAAGAGGGAGTACACGGAGCTCTTCATGGAGGCACTCAAAAAGCTCGTTGATCCTGAGGAAATCACCCACGTTGTAATCCACCACACTGAGCCCGACCACACAGGGGCGCTACCGGCCTTCCTTGAGGCCAACGGCTACAGGGCCAAGCTCATAGGCACGAGCTTCGCCAAGCGCTTCCTGGAGGGCTTCTACGGCGAGAAGGTCGTTGAGAACTTCCACGCCATTAAGGACGGCGAGGAGATGAGGATCGGCGGCAAGACCTTCCGCTTCATAACCGTCCCCTGGCTCCACTGGCCGGACACGATGATAACCTACGTTGTCGAGGACAAGCTAATCTTCTCCTGCGACGCCGGTGGCGGCTACGGGATTCCAAAAACGATAGACGACAGTGACGAGGAGGTCGTGAGGGAGTACCTCCCGCACGTGACGAAGTACATCGTTACCGTCATAGGCCACTACCACAAGTACATCGTTCAGAACATCAAGAAGCTCAAGGCCATGGGGATAGTGGACGAGGCCCAGATGATACTCCCCGGCCACGGGCTGATATGGAAGAAGAACCCCGCCAGGATATTCGAGCACTACGAGAGGGTTGGGGCGGGAGTTCCGACGGAGGGCAAGATTCTCGTGCTCTACGACTCTATGTACGGCTTTGTTGAGAGTAGAATGGAGATAGTGCTCGACGAGCTTAAGAGGCTCGGGAAGAAACCGGTCGTTTACCGCTTCACGGATAAGGAAGCTCCCGCTGTGAGCGACATACTGGGGGAAGTCCCGGACAGCGAGGCGATAATCATCGGCGCCTCGACCTTCGAGGCCGACGTGCACCCGCGCGTGAGGTACGCGCTCCTCGAGATACTCGACAAGGCCAACTACGAGAAGCCGGTCCTCATCGTCGGCGCCTTCGGCTGGGGCGGCGTCGCCGGAAAGAAGATAGAGACCCTCATCTCGAGGAGCAAGTTCGACCACGTCGATACCGTTGAGAGCCGCGGTATGCCCCGGCCGGAGGACAAGGAGAGGCTCAGGGAAGGGGTCATGAAACTCCTCAGCTGGCTGTGA
- a CDS encoding DUF302 domain-containing protein produces MYRYRRKLSLGLEEAEEKFKAKLKERGYKVVLEFTPSEVVKANLGVDMEPYRILWVCNPKIFYEMTKEDYEIGSFAPCPVLFYQKNGETYVAINTADDAVGIMKEPLELVKEVIEGL; encoded by the coding sequence ATGTACAGGTACAGGAGAAAACTTAGCCTGGGCCTCGAGGAGGCCGAGGAGAAGTTTAAGGCAAAGCTGAAGGAGAGGGGATACAAGGTCGTCCTTGAGTTCACGCCGAGCGAGGTAGTGAAGGCCAACCTCGGCGTGGACATGGAGCCGTACAGGATTCTCTGGGTCTGCAACCCCAAGATATTCTACGAGATGACGAAGGAGGACTACGAGATAGGCTCCTTTGCACCGTGCCCGGTGCTCTTCTATCAGAAGAACGGCGAAACCTACGTAGCCATAAACACCGCCGACGACGCTGTGGGGATAATGAAAGAGCCCCTCGAGCTCGTAAAGGAGGTCATCGAGGGGCTTTGA
- the rd gene encoding rubredoxin produces the protein MAKWKCIVCGYIYDEEEGDEDAGIAPGTRFEDLPEEWICPLCGAPKDQFEKIE, from the coding sequence ATGGCCAAATGGAAATGCATAGTCTGCGGCTACATCTACGATGAAGAGGAAGGTGACGAGGACGCCGGAATAGCCCCGGGAACCAGGTTTGAAGACCTTCCTGAGGAATGGATCTGCCCGCTCTGCGGTGCGCCCAAAGATCAGTTTGAAAAGATAGAGTGA
- a CDS encoding rubrerythrin family protein, whose translation MTRKFLEDAFAGESMAHMKYLIFAEQAEKEGYPNIAKLFRAIAHAEFVHAKNHFIALGKLGSTPENLQAGIDGETYEVEEMYPVFKNAAEFQGEREAVRTTHYALEAEKVHAELYAKAREKAESGEDIEIKKVYICPVCGYTAVDEAPEYCPVCGAPGDKFVVFE comes from the coding sequence ATGACTAGAAAGTTTCTGGAGGACGCCTTCGCAGGCGAAAGCATGGCCCACATGAAGTACCTGATTTTCGCGGAGCAGGCCGAGAAGGAAGGCTACCCCAACATCGCAAAGCTCTTTAGAGCCATAGCCCACGCCGAGTTTGTCCACGCCAAGAACCACTTCATAGCCCTCGGCAAGCTTGGAAGTACTCCGGAGAACCTTCAGGCCGGTATAGACGGCGAGACCTACGAGGTTGAGGAGATGTATCCCGTCTTCAAGAACGCCGCCGAGTTCCAGGGCGAGAGGGAAGCTGTCAGGACGACCCACTACGCCCTGGAGGCCGAGAAGGTACACGCCGAGCTGTACGCCAAGGCCAGAGAAAAGGCCGAGAGTGGGGAGGATATCGAGATAAAGAAGGTCTACATCTGCCCGGTCTGCGGCTACACAGCGGTTGATGAAGCCCCCGAGTACTGCCCGGTGTGCGGTGCCCCGGGAGATAAGTTCGTGGTCTTTGAGTGA